The Rosa rugosa chromosome 3, drRosRugo1.1, whole genome shotgun sequence sequence TATAGAACTTATTAGTTGAAGTTAATTTGATTATAGAACCTACTATTTAAATGAATAGTGTCAAatgtagaggtggcaaacgggccagcCCGGctcattttaagcgggcctagtcgtgcttcgtgccgtgcttgaGCCGGCCAATTTATTATCGTAccgggctcgtgccggcccatttacttaaacattaagcccggtccggcccatggcccgagcccatatcgtgccgggccgtgctcgtaCCGGGCCAAtaaacgggccgtgctcgtacctacccactataaagcacgattttaaaatcttaatttgaataaataaaaaataattttatttaattatttagaaaattcaactaaattaagttctacaatgtttttctcaatctaagctttttaagattagttttctaataattttttatattccactacaagaaagaaagaaagaaagaaaaaaataactcaaaatatattgcttttagtatattattgtgagattaatctttattaatataatgaagatttagtatcatattattctttccttcattctatagttgtattattatgagattagtctttattaataaacatatatttaatatttagaaaaaatactttatgtcaaaacaaggatataatgttttatttcactattttgataacataaaagaaatagcataggtggaattgtcatgagattttaaataaaaaaatataatattcaaatctcattatTGTGGTTTTttgatatttttaaaaacaaaatgaaattttgtgtttgtaacgggccggcccacaatatgtcgtgctcgggccgtgccgggcccggCCAATGGGCTaatattcctaggcccaacccgacccgttattctaacgtgcttgGGTCGTAccgggccgcttttaagcgtCCCGGGCTCGTGCttagcggcccgtttgccacctctagtcaAATGGGGTTGCATTTTCTTGGATAGAACAGTTTTTTGCAACCCTGAGCTGAAGAAGGCCTAAGAGATCAATTAAACTGAGAGATTGTTTAGTTATTCATCAACAATATCAAATACATAAGAAATGTGCTATATATGAAGCTTCAAATTAATGTGTCTATTTATGCACTCTTTTGAGtcttttcattattttgttgTCCAGTGGAAGCATTGGGAATTAAGGAGCTGTTGCCACCCTATATGGATCCATCCCTAGAGCCTAATGATCTCCTTACTGGTATTAACTTGGCTGCTGGAGGTGTAGGTTATGACCCTTTGACATCAGAAGTCGCGGTACGTACTACTATTTCACATAATAATTCTTATAGCTTTTCTAAGTCGAAAACCTCGTACATTTTTATTGATCGATCTTTATATATGATAAATGATGAAATTAAGTAGGCAGTTGAATCACTGTCCGATCAGCTGGAACAGTTCAAAGGGTACATAGAAAAGCTGAAAGGAATCGTCGGAGAAAAGAGAACAAACTTCATCATATCAAATAGTTTGATTTTAGTGGTAGCAGGAAGCAACGACATTTCGAGTACCTATTTTGTTAGTGGTATCAGGAAATTGCATTTCGATGTTCCTTCTTACACCGACTTCATGCTCAACATTGCTTCACAATTCTTCAAGGTGCAGAACAGTTAGCCTCACTCGATACATACACCAAACTTATATTGCAAGCAATTACTAGTATATGGATTAATAGATTGTACGTACGTATGTTAGGAATTATATGGATTGGGGGCACGAAGAATAGGCGTTTTTGGTGTACCAGCTATTGGGTGTGTGCCATCCCAAAGAACAATTGGAGGAGGCATCGGAAGACATTGTGCCGAGAATCAAAACCAAGCAGCGGAGCTCTTCAACTCCAAACTATCTGCAGAGATGAATCACCTTAGACACACACTCCCCAACTCAAAGTTCGTTTACATAGACGTCTACAACCCATTTCTTGATATCATCACAAACTCTAATAAATACGGTAAATATTTAATATTGCTATATGTCGTACTAATGTAATTACTCTTACAGAGATTAAAGATAAAAACATGATATGTATATTACATGATGATCAGGGTTTGAAGTTGCAGACAAAGGGTGTTGTGGTACTGGTTTGGTGGAAGTAACAAAACTGTGCAACCAGTTTCAGCGAACCTGTACGGACACCTCCAAATATGTCTTTTGGGATAGTTACCATCCAACTGAAAGAGCATACAGGATCCTTCTGCAGCAAGTCCTCACGCAATCTCTAAGCGGTTTCTTTTGATCGAGACACAGACACTAGAGTATAGATTAAATTCCATGtgttatacaaatatatatgtcAATTATATATATGCGTCAAACTTAAGTTCTTATTGTCTCATCATATACTTGTACGTTGCCAGATATCTGGCTGGATTTACTCCTGGGTTTTGTTTCTACAAGATTTTCATTTATGTATGTACGTACTCATGGGATCGATCTCTGGTGTCTTGGCTAGTTTGGGATCAATAAAATCAATCACAAGTTGGAAAATGCAAGTCTTGCAACAACTATATATACACAAGATGTTAACCGTACCATTTCCAAATTGAATTGTTTCCAATTATTTTTAGGTTGGATGCCTCAATTTACTATCATTCTAATACTAACCAATCGGTAAGTTCATACACCTGGAATTAACGCAACGATCCGAATTCGAAAAAGCCAAATTAGACTCTAGATTTTTTAGTGCATATTGAATGTGTACATACATGCTTGCAAACTTAATTTCACACGTATAGTATTGCACATAGTtagtaattttttatattatacgcgaataaaacacgtacttatgtttttttcaaaaatacttcCGTATTTCGTATTTTTGAAAGGGACTTGTTAAATTTTCCGTACTTTTGAAGCCAAACTATTATTCATGTACTATACacaatttttacaatttttccGTATTTTACAGttattattgaacaaaaatgcATATAagttaatatttttaattaaaaaattaattatttaaaaaatatgTTGCCAAACTTTTCAACGAACTATTTGAAAAAAATATCTGAATAATACACGTACATATTTTTTGCATACTATACACGTCCCAATTTTTACTAACTATGGTATTACATGCACATGCGATAAAAGATTTCGTGCAGACAATTGATCTTAAAGTTGTTCATAAATTGAATTTGTCATTATGTCTAGTGGATATTTCCAAATTGAACTGTTTCCAATTATATTTGGGTTGGATACCTCAATTTAGTATCATTCTAGTACCAACTGATTGGTAAGTTCATACACCTGGAATTAACGCAACGATCCGAATTCGAAAAAGCCAATTTAGACGTTTTTAGTGGCTGAATGGGTTTGCATATTGAAAGTGTACATACATTCTTGCATACTTAATTTCACATGTATAATCACCACAACAATTGTGGGCAACAACCACACAACTATTGCCACGAAATGACTGAATGGTGGATAATGGGGTCATACCCACTGTTCTTGAACAAGTTGGTGTCCAAGGGCGGAGCCACATAGGGGGCACGGTGGGTCTCGTGCCCCAGTGaaattgtgtatatatatgttatcTGGTTTTATTTTGATACTTACTGCTCTCTTGTTGCAGTGGTAGAGGCACATATATTTGTTAGGTTGGTCTCTGGACCAGCATTCAATAtgctaattcttttttttttctttttttctttgtaacGTTAATACTTATTATTTCTTCTCAGCAAACGtgctaatattttttttttctttctttttataacATTAATAGTATTATTTCTTCTCagcaaaaaaaaacattaatagtATTCTTTCATATAGTTTCAAAGTTCAAGGAAAAATTATATTTCCATTATGAAAAATTGTCTAAAATCTAAAAACTATaagtttgattaataaaatatgtaacttaaaaaaaatattgatcttttttagcaaaaaaaaaaattaatctttcGATAATCTTATTCtaatttgtatttttatttcaattttgatatattttaagtttaagtttcaatttttttttttttaatcttttgggTGCCCCAGTTGAGATcaatttctggctccgccactgttgGTGTCTATATCTCCacggaaaattctacaaaattttaatgtatgacatgcatacaattgccttaaaagtggtaatttgagtcctcaaaatagtaatattagtcctcaaagtggtaacatgagtccttaaagtggtaaattttcttagttaccacatgagtcctcaaaatagtaatattagtcctcaaagtggtaacatgagtccttaaagtggtaaattttcttagtttaccatatgagttctcaaaatagtaatattagtcctcaaagtggtaacatgagtccttaaagtggtaaaaatagttgatgtatgagaaatgttaacataccatagctttacccatatCTCCACGTACAAACTACAAACCATTGAGGGTTGCTAtgtattattttatatttgtgAAAGTCTTCTTTACTAGAAATAGCGACTGGGCCCaatttttatataaattttttaaattttctattattttcttATTGAGTGGGTGTTTTTttagagaagttttaaatacacacccttaattacttaatacacactccttactcaatacacctaccatttaatttctcattctaatattttactaaatacacaacccaaattatctaaaatatccttaaacgaaaaaaccatgaaatacactattatttaactacattaaGGCTACTATCTAATTTGattaatatatataattgaccatattaattacttgtgttagttattagaaatccataaggattcattattgttcccttcaaatAGATCCTTAGAAATagattttgtattatttgagttctcatccaccaaacaacctattgatcaagtataaaattttgagtcgaacattcaaccaaaactgtaTTAGTAGTTTTCTCCACAATGCCGGAACTACGAAattgtcattggatggtcaaacaaattaacaattacaaaattttatacctgtgatgttttatgttagataataaattgactaatTATAActttcagaagaaaaaaattggacTAAAAAGTGGGAataaagcgatatgttttaaaaacatttaatgccattgatttcgaaattctaaattagggtaaatttcgcaaacagtacaccaagtaaaggccactaataattcttatacacaaagtttcaaaccaaacattacggtacacgaaatctgaaactcgacccactatcagtacacgatgtcaatttttgacaccaaaatgtccattatgccctcaattctttttttttaataattttttttttctgttatttttttttccttcgtttcttcttccttctttcgggctcactccctcgccgccttcctcacctcgcataatagaaaaaaaaaaaaaggactcgAGTCATTTataaacgaaggaaaaaaaataatagaaaaaaaaaattattaaaaaaaagaagaactgagggcataatggacattttggtgtcaaaaattgacgtcgtgtactgatagtggatcgagtttcagatttcgtgtaccgaaatgtttggtttgaaactttgtgtataagaattattagtggcatttacttggtgtactgtttgcgaaattttccctctaaattatatggtctctcaccccatttaattacaatttatttaaggaaaaattaaattagatggtttctaactttattcttattttaaatgaggatgccatgtatagaaatttatgtgtttataattatagaataatatatggaatatatgattattattatttttcttctaatagATATATGTCTATTTTAGTCATTTTacctacctataaaatctgatttgaaatgtaaaataatagggatgtgtattaagtagtttggggtgtgtatttaaaatttctcgtttttttattttattaaacttCATGAGTGGgtgttgtttttatttgttttacatTAAAATTGAAGAGACCTAGCTAGCTCCCTGTTTTCCTTACTTTAAGTATATTTGCCACTttttctcccaaaaaaaaataatgtataTTTGCCTCTTGGAGTCTTGGTCTTATACTGACCTTCATTTTGATTGGACCAAACAATTAGGCCACGTTTGATAGAGTAGATAAGATTTGATTAGGATTTCAAAATGGATTAGACTAGATTAGATTGGATAGGAGATGCTAACTCCAAACCAATCTTGCGTTTGTGTAATAGGATTGGAATTGGATAActaataaatttaaaataaaaaaaaataaaaaaataaaaaaaacagagcCATGGACtcgtcatcttcatcttccaccTCTGCAACCTTCGCTCTCAACTTTGCCATGGCTGCCTTAGTCAGCGCCTCCCTCATGGTGATTTCTGCCTTCTAAATCGACAAACGCAACGTCGACCAAGTCATCGGCTACCTCATCGAGATCCACCGCAAGCTGCGGTCTTGCGTCCCCACCCAAGAGGACGCCGACGAAGAAGATTACATCGAAAAAGACGATCAAGAGTAGCAGCGAGGGTTTGGGTTCGGATCGCAAGATAGTTATTGATCAGGAAACGACGCCGTCCATGTGGTTGGACGAGAAATTGATTCCCTCTTACAGAATCTCATCCTTGCTGCCCAATCCGAATGAGAAGAGGCGGTTTCATCGAGGAGACCAAGTTTAATCTGCTCTCGAATTATCGAGCTCctagtttttcttcttcagcGGACATGATCAATTTGTTTTCTCGATGAGGTCGAAGACGAAGGCGCAGTATTGGATGGGTTCTGCTTTTTTGATCATATCATATCCAGATAGATAAGATTTATCTTACCTTCTCAGCAAGATTTGATATGAAGATCTGACATGATTAAAATTTTCTGATTACTTGATATCTGGACGTCCAAACACAACTCCTCATTAGATAAGAGATAATTAATCTTGTCCAGGTATCATCTCCAAGCAAACAAACGCGACATTATGGACTCAGAACTAGAGAGGATAGGATTATAAGAAAACAAAGTAGCATGGTTAACTAACTAGTATCAAATAAAAaatgctctctctttctctctcgagAGGAACCCTAAGGCCGCAACCGGCCTTGATCGGCGGCGGCGCTGCAAATTTCTTGACTCTCGACAGAGAGGTTTCGTGGCTACGTAGTGGCTCGGTAATTTGGATTTGGAAGGGTGGCGacgcttctctttcttctcccctACTTGGCGACGACGGCAATTGGCTTCGACCGTGTCCCATGATGTTAGGTTTGGATCGGGTTTGTCCTTTTGGTGGATCGAAGCAGCCTCTGATGGCGGTTAGCTTCGCTATGAAGGCGCGAGACTTCTCGTCTTCAATCTCATCAGTGTTAGGTGAAGCTGGGCCTTTTGCTTTGGGCGATGTCGGATGGGGACTCGATGATGGCAGGGCTGCTCTAGTCTATCTGGGTTCAGATCCGATCGGGTACACCTTGGCTTCTGTCTCTGGGAACATCGGCTTGGATTTGGTGCGTTGCCCCGGTGGTTGGATCGATGGGACCGGCGACCATATGATTGGTTTTCAGCCTTGGTCTGGGGGCGATAGCGATTCTTGGTTGGATTTGTTTCTCTTGATGTCAAGGCAGGCGGCGGCGGTACAGTGACAGTGCTGAGCCAGAAGCAACTGTTGCAAGATGGCAACGATACCTTGGCATGAAGGCCACATATCATAGGTTGTTTCAGCTCAATGTCTTTGATTGGCGCGACTTTCGTAAAGGAAAGAAACTAGATAAGGCATGGGATATCAGGGTAATCATACTTACCTACTTAAGTGTTGGTTTATAATTTTAACTATGACATTCTTATTAGTTTAAAGTTTAATCATTTGCAGCTTCATAATTTAATAACATTTTTTGTATATGTGTAATATTAGAGAACTCTTGATTGGTCGAACCCCGAAACTCAAAAGAAGAGTGGGAGGATAAGGTTTGTGGTCGAGAGGAAGTTGAATGATCGTTGGAAGACATTTAAGGTGAAACTCCAGAAAGTATGGTATACCCCAAATGTTGGCACTGAAGAGCGTTTTAAATGCAAAGATGGGAGCTAGGGTAAGCAAAAAGCAATGGGTTGCACTAGTTAACCATTGGGAAGATAAAAAGGAACATGTATGTCTATGGGATGCATAATGTTTTGATATGGCTGTGTGATATTCGTCTTAAAACATGAACTTTACTGCCATAACTGTGCGCACTAGAAGCAAGGATTGAATATATCTATGTTTAATGAAATCAGCAAAAGTATGGGGTAGTTTATAATTTACCTTACTGTAACATATTGAACCTTGATGCAGTGGCGTTCTATTGTGAACAAGCAGAATCGGGCAAAGCGTATGATGATGCACACAACTGGCACAAAGACATTTGCAGAGATCAGGAACAAATATGTAGGTCGTTATGTTATTGACTAGCCATACATATTGAATTAATCTGCTAAGTGTTACATATAAGAGTCTATGTTTTCTCTATATATGAACTTAGTCACTCTAGCAGTAACAGAGAACGTATTAAATTATGAGTATCTACTGTGAGAGAGTGTACTAGCTAGTTGTGAGAGAATGTAACTAGCATGTCTTAATCTGTGGTAATTAGATTCTTGGTTTATATGtatgtagaaaaaaaaaatggaggtgTAAACCCAGACCGTTGCACAATGTTTGAGCTTACCCATGTCCACGACTCTGAAAAACCTGATGAACCACATTCTAAACAAGCTATTGTAAGCATCAAATATGACTTCTTGACATATTATTTTCAAGTTCTTAAGCGTACTCAGCATTGATATTGTACTTACTGTACCACAGTGCTCTGAAGAACTGCAGCAGCAAGTAAATTACTTTATATCTTATCATGTGTGATGTTTTGTACTATACTATACTTTTCGATGTTATATGCTTTTTCTTGCTATGGACTTCACATGATTAGTTTTAGTAATAAGAGCTTCTTTCTTCATTAGTTCCACTGGGTAATTTTGTTGGACAATATGAACTACATTAGTATACAAAAAGCTTCCCAGAAACTTACTAATATAATCATATATGTCAATGTAAAAGATAACATATGACTAAGTAAACTTGCAACTGTATGATAATGCCTACATATTTTAGTAAGTTTATTGGATGCTACCTTTGGTCATGAAGCATGAATGACCTAGCATTCTGAGACAACTTTATTGATTGCAGTTAAGTTATAGAACTGTGGTATATATATTCTCATGCTAAAACATGTCAATGATCCATATAGAGAATTAACCAAGAAGTAGAAAGATTTGTATTGAATTTGTGCCAGCCTCCATATGTTTGCAATTGGAATTTGGGTAAGCTCACATCTCTTATTGTAAGTGTCACTTAATATTTGACTAACAGCTTTGTTCGTGTATCATCTTCATACCTTATGTTTATAGACAGATTTTGCAGGAGTTGGAGTTGTTGGAGCCTTAACGTGAAGTTGTAGTCATAAGCCATTTAGTTCAACAGGGGCTTAATTTAGACAAGTATAGATGTACTGATGTATTCCAATTAGTATAGGAGGATAAATTCTTATTAGTACAAGGCATGTACCCAAATTTTAGTATTAAGAGACTACTGTAGTATTTttatgggctaaatacaaattactaccttgtggtttagttccaaaatcaattcagtccctgaacttctaatttcatcaattttgatctaataggtccaatttgttagttttccgacaattgagttatttaacttgttaatgtggctcatatatggcctatgttttatgatgtggtgtcgaggtggtctgcatagtcaatttatgagtgagtcctactattaaaaataaatagtttttcaacaaataatccaactataacttgaacccaaaacaaaatattaatgaattggacctattagatcaaaattgaaagtgcagggatgtttttgatgaaattagaagtccagggactgaattgattttggacctaaaccacagggtactaactagtatttagccctatttttatttatcaaaTTTGAGAATTAATTTGATATTTTTAGTGGTTGTTTcgacaaataattttttttataatttttatggATGAAGACACGCACAATGAAACAAAGGTGGCTTGTACATATATTATAATAGATTAGTTGAATATGTTGGTGGCAATTTCAATTACATGGGCCCACCAACTCACAAACTAAACATACGTGACTTTTTTCTTCCATAGCAACTCCCCTACAGCGTACTGACTCAAACATAAGTGGCTGCAGCGTTACTTTTGCAGATAGGCACGTTCATCGTGGGTAATTAGTTGCTATTGGGGTTAAAGGCACGCATAAGTGATGTGGCTTTTGCTCAAATTTGTAGTGGTGAATATTGCATGCACATGCTATAAAAGATTTCGTGCAAGCAATTGATCTTAAGATTGGTCACCAATTGAATTTGTCATTCTATTGGATATTTCTAAATTGAATTATTTCCAATTATTTTTAGGTTGGATGCCTCAAAATAATACCAACCAATATATCGGTAAGTTCATACACGTAGAATTAAAGCAATGATCCGAATTCGAAAAAGCCAATCTAGGCTTTAGATGTTTTTAGTGGCTGAATGGATTTGCATATTGAATGTGTACATACATGCTTGCAAACTTAATTTCACACGTATAGTATTGCATGCGCGCATATGAGATAAAAGATTTCGTGTAAGCAATTGATTTTAAGGTTGGTCACAAATTGAATTTGTCACTATGTCTAGTGGATATTTCCAAATTGAATTGTTTCCAATTATTTTTAGGTTGGATGCCTCAATTTACTATCATTCTAATACCAACCGTCGGTAAGTTCATACACCTGGAATTAACGCATGCAACGACCCGAATTCAAAAAAAACCAATTTAGATTTTAGATGGTTTTAGTGGCTGAATGGGTTTGCATATTGAATGTGTACATACATGCTTGCAAACTTAATTTCACACGTATAGTATTGCATGCAAATTTCGTGCAAGCAATTGATCTTAAGGTTGGTCACACCATCCGCAAACGATGATCTCATAAGCCATGACCATGATTTCCATGCCTTGCCCATTCCTTCGGATTTCACAGTAATAACGAGGAGAAGTCTTAATTGGAAGTAAGTAACCAGTTAATTGGTCTGTTCCCGGTCTGAAGTGAAGATTAATCAAACGACCGGCAATGACTTACAATGTCCTATGGTTGTTTCTTTCTCTGGATCTGATATTTACCAGTGCCCTAGCTATTGTTAAGCTACCGAAAAATGCAACAGTTCCTGCTGTTTTTATGTTCGGAGATTCGATAGTCGACACAGGCAACAATAACAACCTAACAACCATTATAAAAAGCAATTTCCCTCCCTACGGAAGAGACTTTCCCGGAGGAGTTCCAACCGGAAGATTTAGCAATGGCAAGGTTGCATCCGACTTCGTTGGTATGTAATATATAGTTAATTAACTATAGATCCAAATCATTCTAGCATCCAGTGCCTAGTAATCTTCTTGTGTTccttgttttattattattattattttttttttttcagtggaGGAACTGGGGGTCAAAGAATACTTGCCAGCCTATCTTGATCCAGATCTACAAGAGACGGACTTGCTTACTGGAGTAAACTTTGC is a genomic window containing:
- the LOC133736573 gene encoding GDSL esterase/lipase EXL3-like; the encoded protein is MDAARAIVPCILCYILMCNDSVGEGLTLKQMKLKIPANVSVPAVIVFGDSVVDTGNNNNNFKTFARCNFLPYGIDFQGGLPTGRFSNGKVPADLLVEALGIKELLPPYMDPSLEPNDLLTGINLAAGGVGYDPLTSEVAAVESLSDQLEQFKGYIEKLKGIVGEKRTNFIISNSLILVVAGSNDISSTYFVSGIRKLHFDVPSYTDFMLNIASQFFKELYGLGARRIGVFGVPAIGCVPSQRTIGGGIGRHCAENQNQAAELFNSKLSAEMNHLRHTLPNSKFVYIDVYNPFLDIITNSNKYGFEVADKGCCGTGLVEVTKLCNQFQRTCTDTSKYVFWDSYHPTERAYRILLQQVLTQSLSGFF